A genomic window from Lotus japonicus ecotype B-129 chromosome 1, LjGifu_v1.2 includes:
- the LOC130709657 gene encoding uncharacterized protein LOC130709657, with the protein MAPSSTIGGEYRQPPSDEEEQTDRTKKKVRTTSDEDSEKFQDTMMQADDEGNPNLGEIQEPKKLSYKDKVMAGEFASSPFTDQEIVDLVREELMVGGLDFEEAQKERGPFNPNPVVPISLEEYEQWCRPWKFTLVVKLLGKRIGFKWMNQRLHRLWAKEGDVKVIDLADDYFLVRFASENDYKLALFEGPWMVADHYLLVQRWRPMFKAEDDAARKIAVWIRLPKLPVELYNNTFLWRLGSMIGTMLKIDHHTTVHSRGKFARICVEIDLSCELTPNFTALGEEHRLEYEGLHSICFNCGKYGHKSECCPEILINSKVPVGNSPVFSTGPGLDPMQEEQPSRTPLPKPQPEVDKENPKGFGPWMMAKKSQKRKPLRPLNQQNSQQGNGSRFQVLEEELSTKDNSDDLHSKVDQGNLPKNNSKPNHGNQKISQKTNNRHNHPNAIGSGANRKTPPMVEKIHRKETGKAQMTPTAKTPSQQEEKPDHILTQQENDLLETVRKHQLALWEEFKARKANDEEFQGSLHTPSKEELKFVQALLLKKGVGDPNANLQISHNMDMDHEDNGSSGAEIVEEDSPQSF; encoded by the coding sequence ATGGCGCCGTCAAGCACCATCGGAGGGGAGTACCGCCAGCCACCAAGTGACGAAGAGGAACAGACTGACCGCACCAAGAAGAAAGTGAGAACCACCTCTGACGAAGATTCTGAGAAATTTCAGGATACTATGATGCAAGCTGATGACGAGGGAAACCCCAACCTGGGTGAAATACAAGAACCAAAAAAGCTTTCGTACAAGGACAAGGTGATGGCAGGGGAATTTGCCTCATCTCCTTTCACAGACCAGGAAATTGTGGACCTGGTAAGGGAAGAACTGATGGTGGGGGGACTGGATTTTGAGGAGGCCCAGAAGGAAAGAGGACCTTTCAACCCGAACCCAGTGGTTCCGATCTCCCTAGAGGAATATGAGCAGTGGTGCCGCCCTTGGAAATTCACACTGGTAGTGAAGTTGTTGGGAAAACGAATTGGCTTCAAATGGATGAATCAACGCCTCCACCGTCTTTGGGCTAAGGAAGGTGATGTGAAGGTGATAGACCTGGCTGATGACTACTTCCTGGTGCGCTTTGCATCTGAAAATGATTACAAACTTGCTCTGTTTGAAGGACCATGGATGGTAGCTGATCACTACTTGCTAGTCCAAAGATGGCGGCCCATGTTCAAAGCTGAGGACGATGCTGCTAGGAAGATTGCTGTCTGGATAAGGTTACCAAAACTCCCTGTGGAACTGTACAACAACACTTTCTTGTGGCGGCTAGGCTCGATGATTGGTACAATGCTTAAGATTGACCACCACACCACGGTCCACTCCCGTGGTAAATTTGCCCGTATCTGTGTAGAGATTGACCTCAGTTGTGAATTAACCCCAAACTTCACAGCCCTAGGGGAGGAGCACCGCCTAGAGTACGAGGGTTTGCACTCTATTTGCTTTAACTGTGGTAAGTATGGCCACAAGAGTGAGTGCTGCCCTGAAATCCTGATTAATAGTAAAGTCCCTGTTGGCAACTCTCCAGTTTTCTCTACTGGACCTGGCCTTGACCCGATGCAAGAAGAACAACCTAGCAGAACCCCCTTACCCAAACCCCAACCAGAAGTAGACAAGGAGAACCCCAAAGGCTTTGGCCCTTGGATGATGGCAAAAAAGAGTCAAAAGAGGAAGCCCCTACGACCTCTCAACCAGCAAAACTCCCAACAAGGGAATGGCTCTCGCTTTCAGGTCCTGGAAGAGGAATTGAGTACCAAAGACAACAGTGATGACCTCCATAGTAAGGTGGACCAAGGAAACCTACCAAAAAACAACAGCAAGCCTAACCATGGCAACCAGAAAATCTCTCAGAAAACAAACAACAGACATAATCACCCAAATGCCATAGGGTCAGGAGCTAACCGAAAGACACCCCCAATGGTGGAGAAAATACATAGGAAAGAAACTGGAAAAGCCCAAATGACGCCAACAGCAAAAACACCTTCCCAACAGGAGGAGAAACCAGATCACATATTGACCCAACAAGAGAATGACTTACTAGAAACAGTAAGGAAGCACCAACTTGCCCTGTGGGAAGAATTCAAGGCCAGAAAAGCTAATGATGAGGAGTTCCAAGGCAGCCTACACACCCCCTCTAAAGAGGAACTAAAGTTCGTTCAAGCCTTACTCCTCAAGAAAGGTGTTGGGGACCCCAATGCCAATCTGCAGATCAGTCACAATATGGACATGGACCATGAGGACAATGGATCTTCAGGTGCTGAGATAGTGGAGGAGGATTCTCCTCAAAGCTTTTAG